The following is a genomic window from Mus pahari chromosome 1, PAHARI_EIJ_v1.1, whole genome shotgun sequence.
tccttctggtggcagcccacataaaaggacatggaagaaggaattcATCTGTCCTGTTCCTGAGCCATCCCTTCACTggtgttagaacctacttcttcaggattctaacacagactgaagaccagcagcgcTCGAGGACTTCCCTGGGACTACGGCACCCGAAGGGACTGCCAAGACATCTGGTCTTCTGAACTGAACAGAACAACTACCTGATCCCTGCCCCTTCAGTCAGGAGACAGCCACTGTTGGGCTGCTAGGACCACAGCTtctaagccactctaataaatcccatgtatgtatgttcattgTAACTGTTCtattcctttagagaaccctaactaatacaacacACAAGTAAACATACCTCTTTGTCTGGTTTTCCAGACTGGGTTTGTGTAGCCtatgctgtcctagaactcactctgtagactaggctggctttgaactcagagccacctgtctctgtttcctaagtgttggggttaaaggtatgtccTACCACCACTTGgcaataaacatacatatttgttgtttcgcttgtttgttttttgttttgttttgttttgtttttccagtcagggtttctcagtttaacagccttggttgtcctggaactaagtctgtggaccaggctggcctcaaactcacaaagatctgaaaaacatacttttttatttatttatttatttattttaagatttatttattatatgtaagtacactgtagctgtcttcagacactccagaagagggattcagatcttgttaaggatggttgtgagccaccatgtggttgctgggatttgaactctgcacctttggaagagcagtcgggtgctcttaccggctgagccatctcaccagcccaacatacttttttaaaagtaatttttttctttaaaaagagcaattgagctgggtagtggtggcgcatgccttttatcccagcacttgggaggcagaggcaggtggatttctgagtttgaggccagcctagtctacagagtgagttccaggacagccagggctacacagagaaaccctgtctggaaaaacaaaaacaaaacaaaacaaaacaaaaagatcaattgagaaagacacccgACAATggtttctgacctccacataccaACACCaacacacgcagagagagagaacacataatTCTAGGGGAGTTAGGAACTTTGGTTAGGTGGTAAAGGCACATTGATGGTGCAAAATGCCAGTAAATGACCACTTATTCCCCATCAGTAGTCCCGCTCCTAACAAAGGGTCCTTTGGTGCAGACTCGCAAGGATTAGGATCGACTCCTTATCTCTTATTCCTATAGACTACCTGACACCCTGCAGAGGACAGGCTCCTCTTCCAAGAGTTACTTCTGCCAGCCCAGAGCAGGAAGGACACTGAACCAGCTCCACCAAGCAATCCCAGGTTGGTCATATTAGTCGCCTTCTAGTGGCCTGCAGACACTACCTAGGAAgaaaggagtggggggggggagggaggagagaggaaggcttGTGAATGAAGCTCACCGCACCCAGCCTTCTCCCCACTTAGGCTGTTCCCAGTCTCTccggaaactcaagaagaagctCGAGGCCACATCAGGCCTACTCTTTAACTTGGGGTCTTCAGGTTTTCCGCCCCCCATCCCGACTCCCGGAACTTCAATCCTAAGGAACTTAAACCTAAGAAAATGGGAAATTCCCAAATCCTTAACATTTAATCGATATTCACGGGCgtaagaacaagaaaaaatacGTTAGGTGGAGAAACTTTAGCTTCTCTACACCTGTCCAAATATAACAAGAAACGTGTCATAGTAGTTGGTCGCTGACCGGCCTTTGAAAAAGGACGCTTTTCGGTCGACTAGTGCTAAAACCGGATTGCCCTCAATTAAAATGGCGGTGCAGGCCCAATTGAGCTTCTTTGCCCCTAGGTATTATGGCGGGCAGGAGATTTCACGTAGTTTCTCCTAACCCCGGAAGACCGGAACCGGCGATTGGGCGGTGCTTAAGACACACAGAAGAAGGCCTCTGACGGTTGGACAGCGCTGCATAAGGCAGGCTTTAAAGAAGCCGGAGGTGGGAGCTGTTGAAAACCCGGATCCTCGGAAAGCTGCGGTGAGAGCCgtaggggaggggtgggagtgggggggaccgggctggagagagggcaagGGAGGCGGGCGGAGAAGAAAACGTTTGAGCCAACTGGTCCGGGGCGCCCGAGAACGCGGGGCGGGGATCCAAGCAGGGCGGGGGCTTGGGGTGGGATGTTACCGGTGGGCTGGACCTTCTGGGATTGGAGTGAATGGTCTACCGGTTGGTTTGACAGTTTATACCCCAGAATCCGGACCGAGTTCAGTGATGAGTTTAGGCCTCCCCCAAGGGGAACTTCGTTAAAAGCTGAAGCTCCCAGTGGGAGGAGGCGAGTTGCGCGGCTTCTGATTGGAAGAACCGCGCAGTAAGAGTCTTTCCACAGAGATCCAATTTAGGCGATCTGGTAGGAGGGAGGGCTGTTAGTAAGTGGGGTAATTCTTTTGGAGCTCTTGCTTGGTGGGGCGAGGACCACAGAGGAATCTAGCGGAAACGGAAGCCTCTCAGGACCAGGATCCCACCGGATCCCAGAGAACCTCAGGGAGGCATCTACAGGGACAAAGGTCCCAGGAGGCTCGAGCTGCTGGAGAGCTGTAACCTCCGCAATCCAGTCTCGCGGCAGGTGCCAGGCAGGGCCCGAGTGATCAAAGCGGCTGCAGCCGGAGGACCCGGCTCCCAGAGGCCGGCCGGAGGCGCCCTTTGGAGGAAGGGCCTGTGCCCTACTGAGAACCTCAGACGGACTATGAAGGGCGGAGTCCCGGGGGAGGAGCTGGCCCTCATTCCCCACTCCCCCGCTCCCCAATTTACCCCAGGCCTCAGCCTGGGATCCCCCAGGGACTCCCCGGAACCGCCGCTTCCCCCATGGACTTGCCTGGGAACTCCAGGTGAGAGCGTACCCCGCCCGCCTGACTTGAGCTCGGGAGACGGGGATGCTGACGGCTGCACCCGACTACAACGGAGGCAACAACAGGTTCAGGCAACTGTCTTCTTCTACTTTCACCCTCCAGCCCTTTTACACAGCCAAGCCTGTGCCGTCAGCCTCTAGCTCGAGCATCATGGGAAGCCAGGAGCCCGAAAAGACCGAGGCTGCAGCCTTTGGGGACCCCTTCATCCCTAGAAAAGGCCTCTCGGAGGGTCCTGGCCGTGGTGCTGGAAGATGTCATGACTACAAACAGGGTGAGGCCTCTAAGTGAAAGACACTCCCTCTTCCCTATCCTCCATCCCTGCCCTGGCTTAGTACTAAAGTCAGACCAGTTCCATTAAGCCTTCAAAGCAGCGTCCATAATGCAAGACTTTATGGTTTCAGGTAATTCATGTGTCTGTCCAGTCAGCCGCTCCCCCAACCACATCCTACTAAGTATGAAAAACTCTTATGACTGCCTTGTTATCACTATCCTTTGCTACTTGTGGGTTCTTCTCTTTGcccaaccccctaacactagttaagaaagaaaaagactagaGATGGAAGAGATCCCTGAGTAAAgccaagggagaaaagggggCGATggtagactacttcctgctgattaggggtgtcgAGTTCCTTGGGGAAGTTTGATCTTCGCTATTAGgatgtctaatttcttcttgtgAATAATAAGAAACATCCAATCAATAACCAACCCATTCCTCGGGGGCCTTACcatgaaaagtccccagaattccaaatgtcatacaattgcagaaactatctgcagctggcaaaattaTGCCCCTGCTAGAGGCAAATCATAGTAAGTTGATATGGACAAtctaaagcagccccatatcACACACCTGggagtaaaacaaaaacataattttttgtgcttttaaaaaaagaaaccaaaaacccaaaattGTCACTTCTCTGTCCTGTTGGAAGCATGCGGTGGTGTCTTCGGCCACAAGGCAGACATGAGAAAAATGGTACTGTCTCTaccatttttctatttctctagaaCCTGGGTGAGGAGAGATTACATCATTTCACACCAATCATCTCCTTTAGGGATTTGCGTGTAGTCCAGCTGcaatccctccctcctctggctAAGGACACAGTGAGACCCAGAAGACCCTGTCCAGTCACTCTGTttctctgggttttgttgttttgtcttactgagacagggtctcaccttttagaccaggctggcccggaactcgaAGCAGTCTTCTTGTGTTAGCcccacaaatgctgggattatgggcatgaaCCCAGTTTTGCTTGCATCTAACAGCTCTTCCTCTTGTAGGTCCCCCTGACATGCAAAGAGGACACTCCCAGCCCACTGACTCACAACCATCATCAGGATCCTGTCTGCACACAGTCACCTGCTTTGCCATCCCAACAGGTCAAGTGGTCCTTGCAAGCCAGGTAGGTGTGAGAGGGAAGGGGGTAAGCTGAGAAGACAGCTGAGCCCACTGACCCCACCGACCTTCTTGGTCTTTTTCTAGGCCTCCTGACCCACTGCACTTGTGCAGAGAACCCTTGAATCGAGTCCGCCAGTCCTCACCCACCTTGAGAACGAGATCAAGGACAGCACCTGGCCCAGAGGAGAGCCCCTCACAAAAGACGGACCAGGTCCCTCAGCCCACCCTAGTGGTGGTACTGGAAGACATTGCCAGTGCCAGACAACCAGCAGAGGTATAAGAAAGTGCAGTGACGATGTCTGGGTCCAGCTAGGGCAAGCATGGGGCTAGAGGGGGATTTCTGTAAAGGCCAAGAcaacaagtttttgtttgtttgcttgtttgttttaagacaaggtctcaatatgtagactagctgtgtagactaggctatcCCACTTTATAGCCTGCATCTGTTTTCAAGTATtgggataaaggcatgtgccactaccccAATGACAAAATTTTATTCGGTAGACCCTACTTgaataaaggaaataagaaaaagatcTTTTGTGTACAACCAAGCATATATCTGGTGACTATCATGGGGAGCTGGAGAAGCCAAAAATGGCTTCCTGCTTTTTCAAAACACCTCCCCTGTTTATATCCAGGGTTTTGATGAAGATCAGCCCAACCTCATTGTCCCAGCACAAAGGTGAGAGGGTGGGGAAAGGATTATCAAAGCTATCATCCAGATATCCAGAGCTGGGGGCATCAGGATTTACCTGTCTTATCCTTCCTTCTAGCACCTTCAGAAGCCTTAAGGGCCAGGGGAAGCACTGCCACAGAAGGGATCTGGACTTGGAAGCACCCCCAACTCTTACTTTGTCCCTTCACCCCAGAGTTGAGCCTATGACAAAAGTTGGTCAGCCAATGCCTACACCCAGTGACTTAGAACCCCCATTCCAACTGTCTACACTACCTGCAGATCCTCCAGAGAGCCCAGTACCGGGTAAGGACTCCAATAGAGGAATGAGACCGAGAATTTGGAATTGCCAGTGTGAGCTTGAAACAGGAGGAGCAGAACCGTGGGTGGGGCTTAGCCGGCTCCCATGGCTGAGCGCTGTGTGACAATGGGATTTGGGCTCAGGGAGTttactggggatcaaatccagggcttagGGCATTAGGCCATCCTATTACAGCATTTTAGGAGCAGGTTCACTCCTCCAGAGACAAATTAGTGTTTGGGGGAAGAAACTTGAGGCTTATGAGGTAATGCTTTAGTCACCTGAGGGTGAGGAACACCCACCTGTGACCCTCTCCTTTCTTCACCTGCAGATCCTGCTCTGGAGACCCCGGTGACATCATCATCAAGCCTTTTACGACCCCGTCTCAGTCCCTGGGGCTTGGCCCCTCTCTTCCGTTCGGTCCGATCAAAGCTTGAAAGCTTTGCCGATATCTTCCTCACACCTAACAAAACACCACAGCCTCCACCCCCTTCACCTCCCATGAAATTGGAGTTGAAGATTGCCATCTCGGAGGCTGAGCAGTCCAGGGCTACTGAGAAAATTACATCTGTCAGTCCCAGGCCCCCTATCCACCAGTGGCGGACTCAGTGCAATTCCCTAGCACCTGTCCCTAAGTTATCTCTGGGACGAAGCTATTCCTGCCCTGATCTGGGGCTCCCTGACCTAGGTAGCTGTCCTCCCGTCCCATCCCAGCCAAGCCAGTCCAGGCCCCGGAGACATACTGTGGGTTGTGGGGAGATGGCCCGGACCCCACCACCTCCTCGGCCCTGCCTCCGGAAAGAGGTCTTCCCTCTTGGAGGAGTGGGAGTCTCGCCCTCTCTCACTACATCTTGCTCAGCcaatgcctctgcttccttcttctgcGAGCCGGCAGAACCCAGGTAGTGCTCTCAATCCCCCTCTGGAACTCTAGCCTCAGCATGAGCCTGGCCTCCCTTGCTCAGTATTCACTGACAGAAGACGGTTGCATTGCTGTGTATGCCCTTGTCCTGACTGTTGACCATCTCTGCAGGTTGGGTTCAACAAAGGGGAAGGAGTTAAGAGCCTCAAAAGACAAGGTGTTTTCTGATCCCGAGACCAAGGTAATGAATGAGTAGAAAGACAGGAGCCAGCCAAGGCCTGAGCCCAAGCCTTTCTTCACCCTCTGCCCATTTTTTGCAGACCATGGGGAAGGTTTCTAGATTCAGAATACGGAGGACACCTGTCCGTCTCCAACCAAACCTTACGCCAATGGGGCTGCCTCGACCAATCAGGTAAGAGGCTCAGAGAGCAGGGAGCTGACAGTCCTCTCAGCATAGGAACCTGGGACATTACATTTGGCATGGACATGGCTTGTGCATAGAATCTCCTCACCTATCACTTCTGACTCTCACCTGGCCCAGAAACCCAAATTCCCATCAGCATCAGGCATTTCCCGAATCTTCAGTGCCCTCTGCTCTTTGTTTCCAGGTTGAATAAGAAGGAGTTCACTTTGGAAGAAATTTACACCAATAAGAATTACCAATCACCAACGACCAGAAGGTGAGAAACTTGGAAGGTCTGAGGGCAGTAGAGGGCTGTTTGAACCAGGGAGAATCCTGGTAAAGACCTCTTCTCCCTGCTTGACCCAGGACCTTTGAGACCATCTTTGAGGAACCACGGGAGCGCAATGGAACTCTGATTTTTACCAGCTCTAGGAAGCTCCGAAGAGCAGTAGAATTTCGGGACAGTAGCCTTCCTCGATCCCGGCGACCATCACGAGGGGTCCGCACCGTAGCAAGCAGAACCCTTACTCCCAACCTGGCACCCAGCCGGGATGTGGGGTCTCTACTGCAAGAACGGCTGAAGGAGCTAGATGCCTTGCTCCTAGAGGAGGAGATGGACAGGGAACACCCTTGTCACCTCTAGGAGCTCCAACTATTTGTCCATCCGTCCTTTAGAGAGGGGAGAAATCTCTGAatcagttgtattttttttctctatatttctATAAAGTTTTCAATATATGTTTCTGACTCCTTTGTGCCTCTAGCAGAGTTTGAGATCAATTAGTTATACGAGCTGGTGTTTTTATGTTGGCCACTAAAGGACTAAAAAACTGGGGACagtattagagaaaaaaaagggttgaaaaaaaaaaaaaaagtgtggtcaCTGGAAATTGCCCACCCCACTCTCATCTGCTGGCAgcactggggaatcaaacctagaaTCTTGTATTTACTAtctctgagctccatccccagtccAGAGATGACACTCTTGACAACTCCTTTATGTGGTGATATGTATATCATGGATACAAAACTCATTTACATCATAGAAATTAAAAGGCCTTGGAACAGATTAAGGCCTTGATGAGGATGTTCTTGAATTCCCCCCAAATGCTGCCATCGCCCACTTTGGACAATCTATCATAGATATTTGACCGGCACAAGCCCTATTAGGGAATTTATCACTTTTATATCGACAAGAAAACAAGGGTTGTCAAGGAAATGTCCACATTAAAGTAACatccagggccagtgagatggctcagctgaaaAAAGGCGCTTGGCACATAAGCTTAGtaaccagagtttgatccccaacacccatgaACATGTCAAagactctacaaagttgtcctctcatCTCAACATACATGTAATGGCACTCGCACCCCCACATACAACATGCCCACACACTAATGATACATTAAACAAAAAATCAGATCAGAGTGGTACAACCTAAGTGCTGCAGTTGGTGGCACAGTGGCCAGGACCTTCACTCGAGCTAGAATTCTGGCAGTTTTTATACAGATAACCTTTGGTAAAATGGATCGGAGAGCAAATATTTACCTCAGAATTCATTACCAAATGAATTAATGTGAGAGAGTACTTCGCTCTCGAGTGCAAAGTGTTTATTATTGTGGAGCACAGGAAGGGACGGCCACTGGGAGCTTGGTCTCCGCCCCACCTCTGAATCCTTTGGCTCGAAGTGCCTCGGTTTGCTGCGACGCCACGGTAGACCGACCCGCCCAAAGACGGGCAGAAGGCACTAGCGCCATGCGCTTGCGCGAAATTCCAACCGGCAAAAAGGCAGCCCCTACACTTCAGAAAAGCGCCCCTAGGACAGCCTACCGCCTACCAGCGGCCCGCTGCCTACCACTCCCGGCACCACCTCCCAGGGCCTCGCACTGTCGCTCAGTAGATGGCCAATAAACAGAGAGCAGGAAGAGGCGGGCGGCCTAAGGGACTGCTCCAAACAACTACTTCGGACCAGTCCAGTCACAAGCCCTAGCGAGGGCGGGGCTAACCTGACAACCCAATCCCACATTTGAAGGCGGTTACATCCGGCACTCCCGCGACTTTGACTCCGCCCTTTGCATTGACGTATACTTGCCAACCTATAAACGACTGAGCCTCGGAGGGCGGGGGAAGGAGgcggagagaggaaggaggcgttggctgaggaggaagagggaggaggggcagggaagttCTGGAGGAGAAGCCGAAGACGCCAAAGGAGACAACAGGAGGATACGGCCGAGTTCCTCGCTGTCCAGCGGCCTTTCCGGATCCTTCTAGTTACAAGCCGGTTAGGAAcgcaggaaaggaggaagagtcTTTTATGTCGGAGGACAGAGAGAAGCTCTATCCGTCACCGTTGCCTCACATCCGGGACTTTGGTCAGCAGGCTCCGCCCCCTTGCACCTTTCCAGGCTACGGGAGGCGTAGACCTCGTTAAATCTCCTTAAAGGGGTGGGTGCCGAACTCGGCCGACTCCAACGCCAGCCTTAAAGGGGACAGCCGAAGCTGACAAACAACTCCTGCTGGAAGAATTGGGGCAAGTGGAGTTTTCCTACCTCCTGCCCCACGCAAGAAGTTCATTAAATTCATCTTAAAGGGGAAGTGACAGCTTGTGAAGGGCTAGAAACTTGACTACGCTCTCTATAAGGAACGACTCGCTGTTGGAAGGCCTCTGGACTCTTTAAAGGGGTGGCCTCTTCCAGCCGGAGGACTTGAGACACTGTTAAAGGGGAGGTCGTGCTTTCCGCCCCTTTTAAAGGGGtggtccttcctcttcctctgggagACTTGCCTCGACCCCTGGCACGGGGCCGCCGCCGCACTAGACCAGCCGGACACGGTGGAGTCGTCTTAAAGGGGCCGGGGGGCTGGACAATTTGAGGCCTCGCCTTAAAGGGACGGCCGCCCCGTTTTAGTCGTCCCGGCCCCGCCAGCCCTACAGGGGGGGCCTTCAGGCTTGTCGCCCCGGGGGCGGCGCCGGCTCTCTGGGCCTTGGCCTTGGGGCAAGCCAGGGGCCAGCGGATCCAGTTTTAAAGAGGAAGCCGGAGCTCTCCCGTCCCTGTGCAAGCGCCAGCGCCGCGCTCGCGACCCGGGGCCTGTGGACAGGCCGCTTCGGGCCCCGCCGCCTCCGGATGCGGCGCTGAGGGCCGTCACCATGGAGACGGCCGCGGCCCCGGGCCCGGGCTGGGCAGCTGAAGGGGAGCGGCGACGAAGACGCTGCTCGCGGCGAGACCGTGATCGGGAGCAGCGGCGCCGCCGAG
Proteins encoded in this region:
- the Prr14 gene encoding proline-rich protein 14 yields the protein MDLPGNSSPFTQPSLCRQPLARASWEARSPKRPRLQPLGTPSSLEKASRRVLAVVLEDVMTTNRVPLTCKEDTPSPLTHNHHQDPVCTQSPALPSQQVKWSLQARPPDPLHLCREPLNRVRQSSPTLRTRSRTAPGPEESPSQKTDQVPQPTLVVVLEDIASARQPAEGFDEDQPNLIVPAQSTFRSLKGQGKHCHRRDLDLEAPPTLTLSLHPRVEPMTKVGQPMPTPSDLEPPFQLSTLPADPPESPVPDPALETPVTSSSSLLRPRLSPWGLAPLFRSVRSKLESFADIFLTPNKTPQPPPPSPPMKLELKIAISEAEQSRATEKITSVSPRPPIHQWRTQCNSLAPVPKLSLGRSYSCPDLGLPDLGSCPPVPSQPSQSRPRRHTVGCGEMARTPPPPRPCLRKEVFPLGGVGVSPSLTTSCSANASASFFCEPAEPRLGSTKGKELRASKDKVFSDPETKTMGKVSRFRIRRTPVRLQPNLTPMGLPRPIRLNKKEFTLEEIYTNKNYQSPTTRRTFETIFEEPRERNGTLIFTSSRKLRRAVEFRDSSLPRSRRPSRGVRTVASRTLTPNLAPSRDVGSLLQERLKELDALLLEEEMDREHPCHL